The Mus caroli chromosome 9, CAROLI_EIJ_v1.1, whole genome shotgun sequence DNA window gattaaaggcatggaccaccacccaactgaaatatttttaaaggaaattttctgctttttcttttatttctctttttttggggAGAAGGAGCATTGAACTTTGGGAGTTTCTTATGAAACAGggaaattttcttcctttttttttcttttaaggaggTTGAGAAAAGGACTATAGTTTATTGTTATTTAAGTTCTTGTCTAGGTTTCTCTCTGAGGCTTTCTATTCACCCCCTGGTGTGCAATTCAGAAACAAAGGCTTTTAGGTGATTCTCCTTTATTCCTAAATACTTCCACAAGGGGGCAGTATTGGTTGTAAATGGTGTCTCTttttagctgtgtgaccttgtatACTAATTGATCTTAAGCCTTTCTAaagttaaaataatgtttttggtAGCTCTGAGGTTTACATTTGATAATGCAACTCTTGCCTGGCGCAAAGGCTTAATATGGTTATGCCTTGCTAAATAATAAAATGGAGACTGCTAGGTACCTCTTGCACATTAATCAATTTTGTCACTGGATGTCTTATAGCCTATTCCATACCTAGGCTTTGAAGTCAGGTCCACGTGTCCATTTGGTTCATGGTTGGCAGAAAATTTCCAAACATATTTGGTTTATTGTGATGCGCTTCATTTTTAGGTTGAGACTTGTTATTGGTGTGAGATCGTTTTTGTAATGGACAGTGAAAAAGGCAAGcagtgtgtggtggcacatgtgcCCTCAGTCCCAGTGCTTAAAACGtgggcagatttttgagttccagtCTAGCCTGGACTAACAGCACAGCCAAGGGAGatgtggggagcaggaggagggagaggaggaggaggaggaggaggaagctggacatggtggcttacagctaGGGCGGCTGAAGAAGCCAGGAAGAAGAGCAGGTTAGTGTGGTGTACAGAGTTGAAACCCTGTTCCAATAAAAGGAAGAGATGTGGGGGGCGGTTGTGGTGGTTTTGGGGTGCATCCTCTGTCAGcagtttctcaaccttcctagtgctgcaaccctttaacacagttcctcatgttgtggtgacccccacatacagttatttcattgctacttcatagctgtatttttgctactgttatgaactgtaatgtataTATCTGTTGTGCAAGATATCTGATACAGGACCAGTGGGGGTCCAGACCCATAGGTTGAGCTACTCTGTGGCTCTCTTAAGCTAGGCTTGTAGGAATAGTTTCCCTAGCCAGTTTGCTCTGGGAATCCTCTGCCTTCTGGGAGCAGAATTACAGTTGGGACGGCATGCACACCTAGCATTTTATGTGGGCCTAGGTAGCCAaactctgctgagccatcttcccagctcctgatttcttttcttttcttttcttttcttttctttcattcattcatgggCAGGGTCTCATGAGCTCAGGCTAGCCCTTGAATCTCAGGATGCCCTTAAACTCCtaagttaatgttttaaataaaactctaGTCAACCCTTGAAATTATAAAATCCTGGCATCCTTACCCTGAGAGCTTGAAAGACCCTGAAGGGTGGAAgataggtgtttgtttgtttgtttgttttcttcttctcttggtAAAATGCTGAGTTTAAGTAGCATAGCACTTTGTATTGCTTGCTAGTGCTTAACCTTATGTCCTCAATCAAGGTCCGTGTCTGGCCTTAAGCTTTGCGTCCTCAATAACCCTGGTGTCTAACTTGTTAATGCAACTTGTATATGATTTGCTTCTGTCCCTCATTCCTAGAATTCTCAGTGCCAAAAGGGACTATTCTTGGGACCTTTTGGCCTGATTATCAAGCAGAAAACTATCTGTTTTAACCAAATGTGAACACAAAAGATTAATGAgccccttattttatttatttttctaaattcataGTGTTGGCTTTTTCTAGGCGAATGCCATATCTTTTTGGGTGGCTGAGTAGGAGGAGCCTGGGCTGGCCTAGttatatagcagaagatgaaTAAATTTCTGAGCTGTtcctgcttctcaagtgctggttATAGATCTGAGTCATTATGCCCTGGGACTCTGCAGTCTAGGTAAGCATTTAGCCAAGCGAACTACAGCACAGCCCAGAGGGTAGTAGCTGTTTTGAAATATTCACATTTTCacacttcctttttccttctcttcctcctctaatGCCTTTAGGTTATATTAAAGCATTGAATAATTGCCAGAAATTTTTAGTGACAGCCAGGCAGAGTAGTGCACTTTCCAgtaatttgggaggtggaggcaggaaagcTCAGGGTCATCCTGAACATACACAGCAAGTTTCAAGCcataggaccctgtctcaaaacacttacatgcatgcatgtgccgTTATGCAAAGCCATTAGGAAGTGAAGTAGTGGTGTTGGGGGATTATTATCTGTATGATTTCTCTACAAATAAAGTATTAGTTATGTGTGGGAGAAAGAGCTGACATGATACAATTCCAGCTTTTGGAAGGTTGAGGGGTGTAGGGAGGATGGAGCCTCAGGGCACTGGGAGATGCTGTCTTGAGAACAGTAAAACCTATTAtctatgtaaacaaataaaacattgtgCCTTatttgtgggaggggtgactaaGGACAGGTCATTAACTAATAGAGGAAGTTCTACCCATTACTACCCATATATAATTTAAACTTTGTGGAACATAGGATAGTCTAGTTTTTGCTGTTGTGgaacaggtgtgtatgtgtacacccAGTaggggtttttcttttgtttgtttgctttggttttgtttgttattgttgtttttgaaactaggtatttctgtgtagccttggcaggTCTGGAACCATGGAGTtccttgcctttgcttcctgagtgctaggattaaagtgcAACTGGGCTTGACCCTAAGGATTGTTttacttggtttttgttgttttgtttgttatattttctgAGCTTGgctcttactctgtagcccaggctgacctcaacttTCAAAGTGTTAGTATTACAAACATGAGTCACTATACCTTgcatttccttatttttcctccccttcatgtaagtgtgtgtgattTGGCTTCTAGGAATGGATAATCAAGACACTGTAGGGCATGATCATCTTTCCTTGAATTTGCAGTTGCTGGTTGTGTGTTCTTACAATTGGAAAGCAAAGCTAGCACTCAAATCCACACCTAGGAGTACAAAAGGACTTGACTACCATAAACACTTTTCTAGGTTGCAGGTGAACCTAACAGTTAACCAGAGTTAAAGAACAAGGCAAACAAGGTCCTGGGATCCCAGGCACTGGGGGCTGGGGAAGCAAACAACTTACCTCTAGGAGGAAATGTATATACTTTGATTCTCTTGAGTAAATATTTAGGAGGAAAGTTACTGATTTTATGGTAGCTCTGTATTAACTTGATAAGAAATCACTaagcagccgggcggtggtggcacactcctttagtcccagcacttggggggcagaggcaggcggatttctgagttggaggccagcctggtctacaaagtgagttccaagacaaccagggctttacagagaaaccctgtcttgggaaaaaaaaaaaagaaaaagaaatcactaagCAGCCTTTGAAAGTAGTTAACCATTTTATATAGTTAACCATTTTATATTTGCACTTTGGTACTCTGGTCCTTACTCTGGATAACTGCAGTTTGTGAAAATGGCAGCATAGGACTTCTAAGTATCACGAGATAGGGCGTTATTGCCATCTTTGCTTTGTGGTGTATAAAATGTGTTAGTCTTCTGAGATACTGAATATACATGAAATTTTGATTAAGTTTAAATATGAGATACATTTAGGCCTATAGACCTTTTTCCTTGTCAGAGAAGTTCAGACACGTTCATCACATTCATATACGTGTTCCAGTTTGTTTGGACCTAGGGTTGTGGAAAAAATTTATCTCTGAAAATTGGGACTTAGGCTATGATCTTCTGGGACTCATGGCTGGTATTTTGTTCATGGTGTAAATGGTGTTAGTCAAGGGAGAATTCTTTCATTTGATCTTACATTCACTAAAATGCATATTGGTTAAGAGAACTTAATGCTCTTTGGAGTACTacttgaattcagttcccagcattcagaTCAGAAGACTCAACAaggcctctaactccagctctgagacaTCCAGTACCTCTGACTTCCAAGGGTACCTGCATTCATGTGAATATACCCATGCACAAACATTgcacaaacacataattaaaacttaCTGTTGAGTGTGGCTGCAGATGTGTGCGTGCCATAATGTGCATATggcatcagaggacagcttcattGGCTCTTACCTTTctgcctttatgtgggttctaggaatcactTAGGTCTTTAGATTTATGTGGCAATTGCTTTTATTCACTGAGGAATCTCGCTggcctgagacagggtttttgcTAAGCAGCCCAGGCTGAGCTCACTTTTCTTGCTTAAATTTCCAGAATGTTGGAATTATAGGAATGTGCCATCACACCTAGATATATAATACTATATGTTTTACTCTGGCTAGtatttaagatttgttttctttttgaggcagtcttACTCTACAACCCAGATTGTGCTTAGAATTCACTTACAGAGccgggcacacgcctttaatcccagcacttgggaggcagaggcaggcagatttctgagttcaaggccagcctggtctacaaagtgagttccaggacagcgagggctatacagagaaaacactgtctcaaaaaacaaaacaaaaaaaaaaaaaagaattcacttacagtgcaggctgaccttgaaatcagCACAGGCAACACAGCAAAATCtttctcaaaaatgaacaaaaagacaAGTTACTGCACTAGAAAACATGTGTCAAACAGTCTGTACATTTTGCCCCCTTCTGCTGTTTTCTACTCTTCTTTCTGCCAATGACTGCATTAAGGACAGGATAATAGCATTCACAGTTGAGTGGTCTTCCACTATTGACGTCATTGCTCTTTTCCTTTGTAGCTGTCTGTTCCATTCGCTGCTATTCTCATGGGTCACACGAGACAGATGAGGAGTTTGATGCTCGCTGGGTGACATACTTCAACAAGCCAGACATTGATGCCTGGGAATTGCGTAAAGGTAACTGGAACATAGATGTATCATATTTGCATGTGTAAACATGAACTATTCTTGAAAGCAAACACAATGTATGCTTGAAAACATGTTGTGTGAGTTGGTGACTGTCACGGCTTGTAGTTAGAAAAGCCTGCAGCTTCTATAACGTTTCCTATAAAGTGCGAGTTTTAAACTAGACAGCAGGTCTGGAGTATGCTTGTCGGTGATAGAGCTCCTTCCTAGCATGCATAGGTTTTGGGTCTGATCCCCAGgactgggaagaaagagggaacacATGCCCTATTGACATGTGAGCCAGAGAGCTCTGTTGTGAGGAGCTGTTCTCTGCGCTGCTTTAACAGCAGAGTTACTACAACTGTGCCTTTCAGATCATTTAGATGAGCAGTCATTTGAGCAGGAACAAATCGCACTAATGTGAACCAGTCATTAATTGTAAGTGTACTATATAAGTAATCTCGGATCAAGAATCTGTGGCAATGTGGCTGTGCGTATGGTTGGTTctctcatgtatttttaaatattttacaataataaaagcaagcatcccaagtgcttttaacttctcTGCCAGAATGTAATGGTCCTATCTTGCTGCAGCTGGggaatttcttatttaaaacctAAAGATCTTACTGATGTATGAAAAGAACAGCAATTCTGCATTTTCATCAAGACTTCAATTTTCTTGATGTGCCGTTTTGTGCAGACACAAAAGTAATCATGCCCAGTCATTTTCTGGTTGAATGTTTATGTGTCTTTACACTAATGTTTCTCTATAATATCTTCTTAATGTCGTCATTTGGGCCTCATTATCTCTCCTTAGGCATTCTTCTGGTTGTTTTTAGATGATTTTTCAATACCGTTTAAAGAATTCAAAATTCCTGTATTGTATTAACAGTTAAGTAAGTAAGCTAACACTCCAGGACttttcctttaatctcagcactgttgCATAATTGTGCTAATTCTTTGTGGTGTGTTCTTACTAGTTTGTTACAGGTAGattctcattttacagataacAGTGGCCTGAACAGATGAGGTCACGTGTCCATGATTCAGTGAGACTAGAGAGAGCTGAGCCATGGACAGTAAGCAGACAGATAACTAAATTTGAGTGTATGAAGAAGGATATCACAGGGTaatgtgaactttttttttttaacttgacagGGATGAATACACTTGTTGGCTATGATCTGGTTCCTGAGCCCAAAATCATTGATGCTGCATTGCGAGCATGTAGACGGTTAAATGATTTTGCTAGTGCTGTTCGCATCTTGGAGGTTGTTAAGGTCAGTAAAATAATGATGCTAAGGTTGTTCCAGAATAGGTGGGCCATATCACTTATTGACACTGGTGATATGGCCTAGTACACAATATCCTTTTAAGTGTGGTTGtccatgatttattttatttatttattatatgtaagtacactgtagctgtcttcagacactccagaagagggcatcagatctccttatggatggttgtgagccaccatgtggttgctgggatttgaactcaggaccttcagaagagcaatcagtgctcttacctgctgagccatcaccagcccgcccccccccctttttttttttaatgttagagagatggctcaattgcTAAGAGctgctggtgctcttaactggcTGCTCTTTAAGAGGATCCAGGGTTccgacagctcacaactgtaactccagttccaggttatctgcatcctcacacagacatgcatgcaggcaaaacaccaatgcacataaaaacaaataaatatgtatacatagatagatagatataattttttttaggtttgtaaGGGGAAAGTGACAATACTTTATCTGTACTAAGGTAATTAAGGGTTCTGTGAGCTATCAGTCCACTCAGCACTGGTAGTTAAGTCAGTCCTTTAAATTGGAAGCAAGTTAAGAAACTTCCCTTGTGTTAATTTAATTCTCTGATGCCTGATGGACATGTTTAATTACCTTTTCAAAATTGTCATCACCACCTTGAGCTTCTCGTCCTTGAGTTGTCTCTACTACATTACAGGAGTCCACAGCTGGGTCGTGGTTCTGAGGCCCAACTGAAAGGCCTCCTGAACAGCTGGTGGGCGTCTATCAACTGAGGTCTAGCCCCAGCCCTGCAGTTTCATTTGTTAACAGACTATTCTCATTGCCAACAGGACAAAGCAGGACCTCATAAGGAAATCTACCCCTATGTCATCCAGGAACTTAGACCAACTTTAAATGAATTGGGAATCTCCACTCCAGAGGAGCTGGGCCTTGACAAAGTGTAAACTCCCTTCGGTAAGTAGCAGTTCAAAGAGTGGTGGGCTGATGGCAGCGCTG harbors:
- the LOC110301284 gene encoding cytochrome c oxidase subunit 5A, mitochondrial; the encoded protein is MLAAALRRCTAAAAARGLLHPASAPSPAAAVCSIRCYSHGSHETDEEFDARWVTYFNKPDIDAWELRKGMNTLVGYDLVPEPKIIDAALRACRRLNDFASAVRILEVVKDKAGPHKEIYPYVIQELRPTLNELGISTPEELGLDKV